Within Azotosporobacter soli, the genomic segment TTTTCAAAGCGGATGTTATTACTGGGGAGCGTGAAGCTCACGTTAAAGATGTCGTTGCGCAGTTTTTTCGCAGGGGTTGGTGAAATGACAAGTTTGCTTTATAATAATACTGAAATTAAGCAAAGCTGCTTGGACAGGAAAGATGGAGGAAATGAGAAGACAATGGCGATAGAAATGGAAAAGTTGGAAGAATTGCAGGAGAAGGCATGGAATAAAAGAGAGCAGCTGCTTTGGGGCTGTGATATAGCGAAAGAGAGCGACCTGCGCTTCTTCTTGTCGCGTCTGACGAAGGATGAGTTGGCGGATGTGCGCCGCAGCTTGCAATTGAAAGGCATAAGTTCGCTGAAGAAAAATGAACTGGTGGAGCGATTGGCAGAAGAAATTGTTGCCGGATTGCCCCGGCTGCTGGGTGACTTGAATCTCGAACAATACGAAATCGTTAAGAGACTTGTCGCTGCGGGCGGTAGCATGTCCGGACAGAATTTTAACGATGGTTGCGTTGTTTTTTTTCGTAAGCGGGGACTCTTTTTTTCCGGATTGAAGGATGGGGAACGTCAGCTCCTGATGCCGAGCGAAGTAGTGAAAGAGTTGTCTACTCTGGACCAGACTGCGCTTGCCAAGCAGGCGGCTGCCAATGACGAGTGCATGACGTTGGTGCACGGGATGCTCTATTATTACGGCGCAATGTCACTGGCGCAAATCATGGATCAACTTAAGGTATTGGAGCGTGCCAAAGGCTTTGATGAAATAAGGCTGGATCGTTTATTACGTGAAAATGCAGCGGTTTACTATGATCTGATTGCCTGCGATAAGGATATCTTTTTTCATTTGCTGGCCGACCAGGAACGCGTCCGTGCCGAACATGACTTGCGGTCCTCTCTGCCGTGGCGCGCGTTCACACCGAGACATTTGTGTTTGGCCGGTCAGGTTGGCTTTGTTGAAAAGACGGAAGCTTTCTTGCGTTTGGCGGAATTCATTGGCGAATACTATGCCATTACCCGCGGCGAGGCGGAAGGTTTGGTCGAGGAATGCGTCGTTGCAATCAATGACGGTTATTCGCTGACGGAGTTGGTGGAACTGCTGCAAGAGAGCTTGGAAATGGATTCTGAGGGAATTGTGCAGGATTTTGTTGCGCTGTTGACCTACCTGGTTAACAACACACGCCAGTGGGGGCTGAAAGGACATACTCCGGCGGAATTATCGATTCGTGATCTCGCTTATAAGAATGTCTTGCAGCTTCCGTTGGCAAAAACGCCGTTAGCTGCAGGAAAAACAGTGGGGCGCAATGAACCGTGCCTGTGCGGCAGCGGTAAGAAATTCAAAAAATGTTGCGGCAACTCGTAAGCGGGGGCGTTTTTAATCTAAATCTAATGCACGTTTAATGTGGGACTAATCTTCTCGGGCTATGATAAAGCTAAAGCAAACCGAAGGAGGCGTCCGGAATGATTAAAGAAACGATTTCACGTTTGGCCGAACATAAACGCAAAATCTGGGGTGTTGTCATTGTTCTAATTTTTGTAGGCGTATTGAATGTTGCAGCGCATGCGATGTTTCGAGTGCAAGGAGTTGTCAAAGGCGTCGAAGGATCGCAAGTCACGGTGGCGGATTTTTTTCGCACGCAAACACTTGATTTGTCCGGTGCCGCAGTAAACATGGCTGCGATAAAGCCCGGCGAACGAATCTTTGTTCAAAAAAATCTGCAGGGTGAAGTGCTTTATGTATCGGTCGCAAAAGAACGACATGGGCAGGAACGTGAACGGCATAAT encodes:
- a CDS encoding SEC-C metal-binding domain-containing protein, with the translated sequence MAIEMEKLEELQEKAWNKREQLLWGCDIAKESDLRFFLSRLTKDELADVRRSLQLKGISSLKKNELVERLAEEIVAGLPRLLGDLNLEQYEIVKRLVAAGGSMSGQNFNDGCVVFFRKRGLFFSGLKDGERQLLMPSEVVKELSTLDQTALAKQAAANDECMTLVHGMLYYYGAMSLAQIMDQLKVLERAKGFDEIRLDRLLRENAAVYYDLIACDKDIFFHLLADQERVRAEHDLRSSLPWRAFTPRHLCLAGQVGFVEKTEAFLRLAEFIGEYYAITRGEAEGLVEECVVAINDGYSLTELVELLQESLEMDSEGIVQDFVALLTYLVNNTRQWGLKGHTPAELSIRDLAYKNVLQLPLAKTPLAAGKTVGRNEPCLCGSGKKFKKCCGNS